In Nocardioides sp. InS609-2, a single genomic region encodes these proteins:
- a CDS encoding long-chain fatty acid--CoA ligase, producing the protein MDNLSKVLENSADKYADREAVVLGDTRLTFAQVNGAANQVANLLVSRGIEPGDKVALSCANLPYFPIVYFAILKAGAVVVPLNVLLKGREVAYHLADSEAKAYFCFEGTKELLIGEAGHEGFSQTDGCEHFFMITVDPAAASPIDGTETLGQGMNGQPPTFDTVAVGDDDTAVILYTSGTTGQPKGAELRHRNMLSNALAAKDLFGADAEKPDTFLCVLPLFHSFGQTVIQNAGFAYGGTVVMLPRFEADAALKTMAKEKVTFFAGVPTMYWGLLGALDDSGVDVQALAANLRIAAAGGSALPVEVHKDFQKRFGVTILEGYGLSETSPVASFSPYGEDVRVGSIGVPIPGVEMKLLAPETWDEVEDGPDALGEIAIKGPNIMKGYYNRPEATDDAIQDGWFRSGDLGRRDADGWYYIVDRSKDMIIRGGFNVYPREIEEVLMTHDDVSLAAVIGVPHDSHGEEIKAFVVLNANASVTEDELVAWGKEQMAAYKYPREVVFIDALPMTATGKILKRELS; encoded by the coding sequence GTGGACAACCTCTCGAAAGTGCTCGAGAACTCAGCCGACAAGTACGCCGACCGCGAAGCGGTGGTCCTCGGTGACACCCGGCTGACCTTTGCCCAGGTCAACGGGGCCGCCAACCAGGTCGCCAACCTGCTGGTCTCGCGCGGCATCGAGCCGGGCGACAAGGTGGCTCTGAGCTGCGCGAACCTGCCGTACTTCCCGATCGTCTACTTCGCCATCCTCAAGGCCGGTGCGGTAGTGGTGCCGCTCAACGTGCTGCTGAAGGGCCGCGAGGTCGCCTATCACCTGGCCGACTCCGAGGCGAAGGCCTACTTCTGCTTCGAAGGCACCAAGGAGCTGCTGATCGGAGAGGCGGGGCACGAGGGCTTCTCCCAGACCGACGGCTGCGAGCACTTCTTCATGATCACCGTCGACCCGGCCGCCGCGTCGCCGATCGACGGCACCGAGACCCTGGGGCAGGGCATGAACGGCCAGCCGCCCACGTTCGACACGGTCGCCGTGGGCGACGACGACACGGCGGTCATCCTCTACACCTCCGGGACGACCGGTCAGCCCAAGGGCGCCGAGCTGCGGCACCGGAACATGCTGTCCAACGCGCTGGCGGCCAAGGACCTCTTCGGCGCCGACGCGGAGAAGCCCGACACCTTCTTGTGTGTGCTGCCGCTCTTCCACTCCTTCGGCCAGACGGTGATCCAGAACGCCGGCTTCGCCTACGGCGGCACTGTCGTGATGCTGCCGCGCTTCGAGGCCGATGCCGCCCTCAAGACGATGGCGAAGGAGAAGGTGACCTTCTTCGCCGGCGTACCCACGATGTACTGGGGTCTGCTCGGTGCGCTCGACGACTCCGGCGTGGACGTGCAGGCGCTGGCCGCCAACCTCCGGATCGCCGCCGCCGGCGGGTCGGCACTCCCGGTCGAGGTGCACAAGGACTTCCAGAAGCGGTTCGGCGTCACCATCCTCGAGGGTTACGGCCTCTCGGAGACCTCGCCGGTCGCGAGCTTCTCGCCGTACGGCGAGGACGTCCGGGTCGGCTCCATCGGCGTCCCGATCCCCGGCGTCGAGATGAAGCTGCTGGCACCGGAGACCTGGGACGAGGTCGAGGACGGTCCCGACGCGCTCGGCGAGATCGCGATCAAGGGCCCGAACATCATGAAGGGCTACTACAACCGCCCGGAGGCAACCGACGACGCGATCCAGGACGGCTGGTTCCGCTCGGGTGACCTCGGCAGGCGCGACGCCGACGGCTGGTACTACATCGTCGACCGGTCCAAGGACATGATCATCCGCGGCGGCTTCAACGTGTACCCGCGTGAGATCGAGGAGGTCCTGATGACGCACGACGACGTCAGCCTGGCCGCCGTGATCGGCGTACCCCATGACAGCCACGGCGAGGAGATCAAGGCGTTCGTCGTGCTCAACGCCAACGCCTCGGTGACCGAGGACGAGCTGGTCGCGTGGGGCAAGGAGCAGATGGCGGCGTACAAGTACCCCCGCGAGGTCGTGTTCATCGACGCCCTTCCGATGACGGCGACGGGCAAGATCCTCAAGCGTGAGCTGAGCTGA
- a CDS encoding SRPBCC family protein, which translates to MVDVPHPPEVVFRYLADPRNRPEWQSSLLSVQLEDGDAEPRLGLSWSETTVIGMRAHLEITELVPYRVLGESARMGGIDGTLVLRFKARTGGCRIEVEGVMSAGGLMRYAAAAAARVASRVAISDLKRAGRVLSTRGQGG; encoded by the coding sequence GTGGTCGACGTGCCACACCCGCCAGAGGTCGTGTTCCGCTATCTCGCCGACCCGCGCAACCGCCCCGAGTGGCAGTCGTCGCTGCTGTCGGTACAGCTCGAGGACGGCGACGCCGAGCCGCGACTCGGGCTCTCCTGGAGCGAGACCACGGTCATCGGGATGCGGGCACACCTCGAGATCACCGAGCTCGTCCCGTACCGCGTCCTGGGCGAGAGTGCCCGGATGGGCGGCATCGACGGCACGCTCGTCCTGCGCTTCAAGGCACGCACTGGAGGCTGTCGGATCGAGGTGGAGGGCGTGATGTCGGCGGGTGGCCTGATGCGGTACGCCGCCGCTGCCGCGGCCAGGGTCGCGAGTCGCGTGGCCATCTCCGATCTCAAGAGGGCTGGGCGAGTGCTGTCCACGCGCGGGCAGGGCGGCTAG
- a CDS encoding phosphoribosylaminoimidazolesuccinocarboxamide synthase, whose product MPDVSLPPAPAIAGATHLHSGKVRDLYVVDEGGHSGALLMVASDRISAFDHILDTEIPDKGRILTALSLWWFDQLSHLVPHHVLSTDVPAEVAGRAVVCENLTMFPVECVARGYLTGSGLLDYRRTGEVCGIALPAGLQDGSRLPEPIFTPATKAALGDHDENVDYEAVVEEIGDDFAAELRMLTLAVYARAEVVARERGIILADTKFEFGRRADHTIVLADEVLTPDSSRFWPAVDWQPGRAQASYDKQVVRDWLLSPASGWDRASGLVPPPLPDEVVELTRARYVAAYELLTGESF is encoded by the coding sequence ATGCCTGACGTCTCGCTGCCCCCAGCACCGGCCATCGCAGGGGCCACCCACCTGCACTCGGGCAAGGTCCGTGACCTGTACGTCGTCGACGAGGGCGGCCACTCCGGCGCGCTGCTGATGGTCGCCTCCGACCGCATCTCCGCGTTCGACCACATCCTCGACACGGAGATCCCGGACAAGGGCCGGATCCTCACGGCGCTGTCCCTGTGGTGGTTCGACCAGCTCTCACACCTGGTGCCCCACCACGTGCTGTCCACCGACGTGCCGGCCGAGGTTGCGGGCCGCGCCGTCGTCTGCGAGAACCTCACGATGTTCCCGGTCGAGTGCGTGGCGCGGGGCTACCTCACCGGCTCCGGTCTGCTCGACTACCGGCGGACCGGTGAGGTGTGCGGCATCGCGCTCCCGGCCGGGTTGCAGGACGGCTCCCGGCTGCCCGAGCCGATCTTCACGCCGGCCACCAAGGCAGCGCTCGGCGACCACGACGAGAACGTCGACTACGAGGCCGTCGTCGAGGAGATCGGTGACGACTTCGCCGCCGAGCTGCGGATGCTCACCCTCGCTGTCTACGCTCGCGCCGAGGTCGTCGCCCGGGAGCGCGGCATCATCCTGGCCGACACCAAGTTCGAGTTCGGCCGCCGGGCCGACCACACCATTGTGCTGGCCGACGAGGTGCTCACGCCCGACTCGAGCAGGTTCTGGCCGGCCGTTGACTGGCAACCTGGCCGCGCGCAGGCGTCGTACGACAAGCAGGTCGTGCGTGACTGGCTCCTCTCGCCGGCATCCGGCTGGGACCGCGCTTCGGGCTTGGTGCCGCCCCCTCTGCCCGATGAGGTCGTCGAGCTCACCCGTGCCCGTTACGTCGCGGCGTACGAACTGCTGACCGGGGAGTCGTTCTGA
- the purB gene encoding adenylosuccinate lyase — translation MTTTPTAVPNVLAARYAGADLAAIWSPEHKIVLERQLWIAVLKAQRDLGIDVPDGVVEAYEQVVDKVDLDSIAARERVTRHDVKSRIEEFSALAGHEHIHKGMTSRDLTENVEQLQILSSLRLVRDRAVAALARLARLAAEHESTVMAGRSHNVAAQATTLGKRFATIADEMLVGLQRVEELIARYPLRGIKGPVGTSQDMLDLLDGDAAKLADLESRIAAHLGFEQVFTSVGQVYPRSLDFDVVSALVQLVAGPSNLATTIRLMAGIELVTEGFKDGQVGSSAMPHKMNTRSCERVNGLAVILRGHLSMVGELAGDQWNEGDVSCSVVRRVALPDAFFAADGLFQTFLTVLDEFGAFPAVIQRELDRYLPFLATTKVLMAAVRNGVGREVAHEAIKEAAVGVALAMRQGQAVNDVFERLAADERLALSAEQLAALVADPITFTGAAVDQVQTVVRRVEEVALRHPDAAAYSPGAIL, via the coding sequence ATGACAACGACCCCAACGGCTGTGCCGAATGTCTTGGCCGCCCGCTACGCCGGCGCCGACCTTGCCGCGATCTGGTCGCCGGAGCACAAGATCGTGCTCGAGCGGCAGCTCTGGATCGCGGTGCTCAAGGCCCAGCGCGACCTCGGCATCGACGTGCCCGACGGCGTCGTCGAGGCCTACGAGCAGGTCGTCGACAAGGTCGACCTCGACTCGATCGCCGCGCGCGAGCGGGTGACCCGGCACGACGTGAAGTCCCGCATCGAGGAGTTCTCCGCCCTCGCCGGCCACGAGCACATCCACAAGGGCATGACCTCGCGAGACCTCACCGAGAACGTCGAGCAGCTGCAGATCCTCTCCTCCTTGCGGCTGGTGCGCGACCGCGCCGTCGCCGCGCTGGCCCGGCTCGCGCGGCTGGCCGCCGAGCACGAGTCGACCGTGATGGCCGGTCGCTCCCACAACGTCGCCGCCCAGGCCACCACCCTCGGCAAGCGCTTCGCCACCATCGCCGACGAGATGCTGGTCGGACTCCAGCGCGTCGAGGAGCTGATCGCCCGCTACCCGCTCCGTGGCATCAAGGGCCCGGTCGGCACCTCGCAGGACATGCTCGACCTCCTCGACGGCGACGCCGCCAAGCTGGCCGACCTCGAGTCGCGGATCGCGGCACACCTCGGCTTCGAGCAGGTCTTCACCAGCGTCGGGCAGGTCTACCCGCGCTCCCTCGACTTCGACGTCGTCTCGGCCCTCGTGCAGCTCGTCGCGGGCCCGTCCAACCTGGCCACCACGATCCGCCTGATGGCCGGCATAGAGCTCGTCACCGAAGGCTTCAAGGACGGGCAGGTCGGCTCGTCCGCCATGCCCCACAAGATGAACACCCGATCCTGCGAGCGCGTCAACGGCCTCGCCGTGATCTTGCGAGGCCACCTCTCCATGGTCGGCGAGCTGGCCGGTGACCAGTGGAACGAGGGCGACGTCTCCTGCTCCGTCGTACGACGCGTGGCACTGCCCGACGCGTTCTTCGCCGCCGACGGGCTCTTCCAGACCTTCCTCACCGTGCTCGACGAGTTCGGCGCCTTCCCGGCGGTCATCCAGCGTGAGCTCGACCGCTACCTGCCGTTCCTCGCCACCACCAAGGTGCTGATGGCCGCGGTGCGCAACGGCGTCGGCCGCGAGGTCGCCCACGAGGCGATCAAGGAGGCCGCGGTCGGCGTGGCGCTCGCCATGCGGCAGGGCCAGGCCGTCAACGACGTCTTCGAACGGCTCGCGGCCGACGAGCGGCTGGCGCTCAGCGCCGAGCAGCTCGCCGCGCTGGTCGCCGACCCGATCACGTTCACCGGTGCGGCCGTCGACCAGGTGCAGACCGTCGTACGACGCGTCGAGGAGGTCGCGCTGCGCCACCCCGACGCCGCGGCGTACTCACCCGGCGCGATCCTCTGA
- the purD gene encoding phosphoribosylamine--glycine ligase, whose translation MKILVIGTGGREHALALALSRDPGTTEVHAAPGNPGIAEVATLHEVDPMDGAAVADLAETLGVDLVVVGPEAPLVAGVADAVTGRGIACFGPSQAAARLEGSKAFSKEVMAAAGVPTAASYSCSSADEIEAALDAFSPPYVVKDDALAAGKGVVVTTDRDEALAHALSCDRVVIEEFLDGPEVSLFAVCDGTTARALQPAQDFKRIFDGGLGANTGGMGAYSPLPWAPPDLAERVLATVVQPTLDEMVRRDTPFVGTLYVGLALTAAGPRVIEFNCRFGDPDIQPVLALLTSPLGALLKAAADGHLGVAPAPKFADGAAVTVVMASAGYPQSSSAGDVVVGTETLAGEPDVQVIHAGTSRTDDALVTAGGRVLAVTATGTDVADARAKAYEGIASISFPGAQWRRDIAAEPLGVVEGASLTQEST comes from the coding sequence GTGAAGATCCTCGTCATCGGCACGGGCGGCCGCGAGCACGCGCTCGCCCTCGCGTTGTCCCGTGATCCCGGCACCACGGAGGTGCACGCAGCCCCCGGCAACCCGGGCATCGCCGAGGTGGCCACCCTCCACGAGGTCGACCCGATGGACGGTGCTGCTGTGGCCGACCTGGCCGAGACACTCGGGGTCGACCTGGTGGTCGTCGGCCCAGAGGCGCCGCTGGTCGCCGGCGTCGCTGACGCGGTCACCGGCCGTGGCATCGCCTGCTTCGGTCCGTCGCAAGCAGCAGCCCGACTCGAGGGTTCCAAGGCGTTCTCCAAGGAGGTCATGGCCGCCGCCGGCGTGCCCACTGCAGCGTCATACTCCTGCAGCAGCGCCGACGAGATCGAGGCCGCGCTCGACGCCTTCAGCCCGCCGTACGTCGTCAAGGACGACGCGCTTGCAGCAGGCAAGGGCGTCGTCGTCACCACCGATCGCGACGAGGCCCTGGCCCACGCCCTCTCGTGCGACCGAGTGGTCATCGAGGAGTTCCTCGACGGGCCCGAGGTCTCGCTCTTCGCGGTGTGTGACGGCACGACCGCGCGGGCGCTCCAGCCCGCCCAGGACTTCAAGCGCATCTTCGACGGCGGCCTCGGCGCCAACACCGGCGGCATGGGCGCCTACTCGCCGCTCCCGTGGGCGCCGCCTGACCTCGCCGAGCGCGTGCTCGCCACCGTCGTCCAGCCGACCCTCGACGAGATGGTGCGCCGCGACACCCCCTTCGTCGGCACGTTGTACGTCGGCCTGGCGCTGACCGCAGCCGGCCCGCGGGTGATCGAGTTCAACTGTCGCTTCGGTGACCCCGACATCCAGCCGGTGCTGGCGTTGCTCACCTCCCCGCTCGGCGCGCTGCTCAAGGCCGCTGCTGACGGCCACCTTGGCGTGGCACCCGCCCCGAAGTTTGCCGACGGGGCGGCGGTGACCGTCGTGATGGCGAGCGCCGGCTACCCTCAGTCGTCCTCGGCGGGCGACGTCGTCGTCGGCACCGAGACGCTGGCGGGGGAGCCCGACGTCCAGGTGATCCACGCCGGTACGTCGCGCACCGACGACGCGCTCGTCACCGCCGGTGGCCGGGTGCTCGCCGTCACCGCGACCGGCACCGACGTGGCCGACGCCCGCGCGAAGGCCTACGAGGGCATCGCCTCCATCTCGTTCCCCGGCGCCCAGTGGCGCCGCGACATCGCCGCCGAGCCGTTGGGTGTCGTCGAGGGCGCTTCCCTGACCCAGGAGTCCACATGA